One part of the Lytechinus pictus isolate F3 Inbred chromosome 3, Lp3.0, whole genome shotgun sequence genome encodes these proteins:
- the LOC129257524 gene encoding uncharacterized protein LOC129257524 isoform X2 — MENREYSCVFWSRDESDADLTDMAQRNSHVPGVTDTAASRKRNDSSEANFSSLTNKQKTSMYHSQKKKGVVTSSVIKSSLKSENLSKVNKQSTTKEQPSLKDLKPEDKKRIANLIKELAKIGEEKEVAKEQLEVERKENEMKTRNLQAQIQAILCERENIQQQYLECQKLLSSYQSKVSQEQKNTSDPVHDGSSSQKGHKSKDGWSPLKESVRTISPTSDHPPSKADQEFVELQSVPVYPSDEKSRFPKDDLTGHRRSGGPDGSYSTNKHVISEKQFNPVLSSTHRKHHRSRIPSSGAEDMRAAQSGNSLNGFPSLQAQRHGEPSLSDSHHLSTVHGSNRKISRSQDTFLPMTEVTDDSAITPTLHAPRRERREVRNSSERTSWVSLPEVDGQPAYSYELHEQGPGASETYSGSISHQKREERKDYRSLTPEQRQRQLGSLKEKLQQEQEWLQHKLQEQEHLLHQKRFEIERQKEELSQLEDTGYEQVRRKYLRGSAWGKQRERTGVGGEGRSRFNDVGNGFPEDQYHRVVPGEGREDVTSSWQQHGSWDEEQPLSTNYDEPREMAQQNLTERRSQFGHNQEEGIAGYEDNYYQGYDEEDEVEDAETWYQMRKETEGADNGGSIQGYVSLHPQQPIRKQGALHQSAAVDTATSPIYQSRHNSGLKHTTNYTEAGMKKGYTSASRTSEPPKQYGNISTLLDEEGLTGLSLNGSNPPYIRPESKSRPGTNITTTNPNLKRRGIIQPPHQTHLHSQDQPERRIHSAGQDSARVRHRAGEELYKPQLQRGKVQDINKHPTPSQALRDSSQEKGSLHSYTDAAREDDALHAHLVQRSHQVIREIGMLLNQSAEMGEEEESKVLEDIFFLK, encoded by the exons GTTAACAAGCAGAGTACCACAAAAGAACAACCTTCCCTGAAGGATCTAAAACCAGAGGATAAGAAGAGGATTGCAAATCTTATCAAAGAACTTGCAAA GATCGGGGAGGAGAAGGAAGTTGCCAAAGAACAGCTGGAAGTGGAGAGGAAAGAAAACGAGATGAAGACCAGGAATTTGCAAGCTCAGATACAAGCTATCTTATGTGAACGAGAAAATAT TCAGCAGCAGTACCTAGAATGTCAGAAGCTTCTGTCATCCTACCAATCTAAGGTCTCTCAAGAACAGAAGAATACCTCAGACCCAGTTCATGATGGTTCATCATCGCAAAAG GGACACAAGTCAAAAGATGGCTGGTCTCCCTTGAAGGAGAGTGTCCGAACAATATCTCCAACATCTGATCATCCTCCATCAAAAGCAGACCAGGAATTTGTGGAGCTGCAGTCTGTGCCTGTATATCCCAGTGATGAGAAGAGCCGTTTTCCCAAAGACGACCTTACAGGACACAGACGGAGTGGTGGTCCTGATGGGAGTTATTCCACAAACAAGCATGTGATCTCTGAAAAGCAGTTCAATCCAGTTTTGAGTAGTACACACCGGAAGCATCACCGATCCAGGATTCCTTCATCTGGTGCAGAAGACATGAGAGCTGCCCAAAGTGGAAATTCTTTAAATGGGTTTCCATCCCTACAAGCACAGAGACATGGAGAGCCAAGCTTGAGTGACTCTCATCACCTGTCAACTGTTCATGGATCCAACAGAAAGATATCAAGGAGCCAAGACACTTTCTTGCCCATGACCGAAGTCACAGACGATTCTGCAATTACTCCTACATTGCATGCTCCAAGGCGAGAGAGAAGAGAAGTAAGGAATAGCTCAGAAAGAACCTCCTGGGTATCCTTGCCAGAGGTGGATGGACAACCTGCATACAGCTATGAGCTCCATGAGCAAGGGCCAGGAGCCAGTGAGACCTACAGTGGCTCTATATCTCACcaaaagagagaggagagaaaggATTATCGCAGCCTGACACCAGAGCAAAGACAGCGACAACTTGGGTCATTGAAAGAGAAGCTTCAGCAGGAACAGGAATGGCTGCAGCATAAACTACAAGAACAGGAACACTTGCTCCATCAAAAGAGGTTCGAGATAGAGAGGCAGAAGGAAGAACTAAGTCAGTTGGAAGACACAGGGTATGAGCAAGTCAGGAGGAAGTATCTCAGAGGCAGTGCTTGGGGGAAGCAGAGGGAACGCACAGGGGTAGGTGGGGAAGGCAGATCAAGGTTTAATGATGTGGGTAATGGTTTCCCAGAAGACCAATATCATAGGGTGGTTCCTGGAGAAGGAAGAGAGGATGTTACATCGTCATGGCAACAGCATGGTTCTTGGGATGAGGAGCAACCATTATCCACAAACTATGACGAACCTAGGGAGATGGCTCAACAAAACCTGACTGAAAGGAGAAGTCAGTTTGGCCATAACCAGGAAGAAGGCATTGCTGGTTATGAGGACAATTATTACCAAGGTTACGATGAAGAGGATGAGGTGGAAGATGCGGAGACTTGGTATCAGATGAGGAAAGAGACAGAAGGAGCAGATAATGGAGGAAGCATTCAAGGTTATGTATCGCTACATCCACAGCAGCCGATAAGGAAACAAG GTGCCCTTCACCAATCAGCAGCTGTTGATACTGCCACCTCCCCTATCTACCAGTCTCGTCACAACTCCGGTCTTAAGCACACTACAAATTATACTGAGGCAGGAATGAAAAAGGGTTATACTTCTGCTTCAAG GACAAGTGAGCCCCCCAAACAGTATGGAAATATTTCAACTCTCTTGGATGAAGAGGGATTGACTGGTCTTTCATTGAATGGGTCTAATCCACCATACATTAGACCAGAATCGAAGTCTAGACCCGGGAcaaacatcaccaccaccaacccCAACCTTAAGAGAAGAGGCATCATCCAACCACCGCACCAGACCCATCTGCACTCTCAGGATCAACCTGAGAGGAGAATACATTCAGCCGGTCAAGATAGTGCGAGGGTGAGACATAGAGCGGGAGAGGAGCTATACAAACCCCAATTACAAAGAGGAAAGGTTCAGGATATAAACAAACACCCCACACCAAGTCAAGCCCTGAGGGACTCTTCTCAGGAGAAAGGGTCATTGCATTCCTATACAG ATGCTGCCAGAGAAGACGACGCCCTCCACGCACACCTAGTTCAAAGGTCACATCAGGTCATTCGGGAGATTGGGATGTTACTCAATCAGAGTGCTGAGATGGGAGAAGAGGAGGAGTCCAAGGTTCTAGAAGATATCTTCTTCCTCAAGTGA
- the LOC129257524 gene encoding uncharacterized protein LOC129257524 isoform X1 produces the protein MENREYSCVFWSRDESDADLTDMAQRNSHVPGVTDTAASRKRNDSSEANFSSLTNKQKTSMYHSQKKKGVVTSSVIKSSLKSENLSKVNKQSTTKEQPSLKDLKPEDKKRIANLIKELAKIGEEKEVAKEQLEVERKENEMKTRNLQAQIQAILCERENIQQQYLECQKLLSSYQSKVSQEQKNTSDPVHDGSSSQKGHKSKDGWSPLKESVRTISPTSDHPPSKADQEFVELQSVPVYPSDEKSRFPKDDLTGHRRSGGPDGSYSTNKHVISEKQFNPVLSSTHRKHHRSRIPSSGAEDMRAAQSGNSLNGFPSLQAQRHGEPSLSDSHHLSTVHGSNRKISRSQDTFLPMTEVTDDSAITPTLHAPRRERREVRNSSERTSWVSLPEVDGQPAYSYELHEQGPGASETYSGSISHQKREERKDYRSLTPEQRQRQLGSLKEKLQQEQEWLQHKLQEQEHLLHQKRFEIERQKEELSQLEDTGYEQVRRKYLRGSAWGKQRERTGVGGEGRSRFNDVGNGFPEDQYHRVVPGEGREDVTSSWQQHGSWDEEQPLSTNYDEPREMAQQNLTERRSQFGHNQEEGIAGYEDNYYQGYDEEDEVEDAETWYQMRKETEGADNGGSIQGYVSLHPQQPIRKQGALHQSAAVDTATSPIYQSRHNSGLKHTTNYTEAGMKKGYTSASRTSEPPKQYGNISTLLDEEGLTGLSLNGSNPPYIRPESKSRPGTNITTTNPNLKRRGIIQPPHQTHLHSQDQPERRIHSAGQDSARVRHRAGEELYKPQLQRGKVQDINKHPTPSQALRDSSQEKGSLHSYTDAAREDDALHAHLVQRSHQVIREIGMLLNQSAEMGEEEESKVLEDIFFLK, from the exons GTTAACAAGCAGAGTACCACAAAAGAACAACCTTCCCTGAAGGATCTAAAACCAGAGGATAAGAAGAGGATTGCAAATCTTATCAAAGAACTTGCAAA GATCGGGGAGGAGAAGGAAGTTGCCAAAGAACAGCTGGAAGTGGAGAGGAAAGAAAACGAGATGAAGACCAGGAATTTGCAAGCTCAGATACAAGCTATCTTATGTGAACGAGAAA ATATTCAGCAGCAGTACCTAGAATGTCAGAAGCTTCTGTCATCCTACCAATCTAAGGTCTCTCAAGAACAGAAGAATACCTCAGACCCAGTTCATGATGGTTCATCATCGCAAAAG GGACACAAGTCAAAAGATGGCTGGTCTCCCTTGAAGGAGAGTGTCCGAACAATATCTCCAACATCTGATCATCCTCCATCAAAAGCAGACCAGGAATTTGTGGAGCTGCAGTCTGTGCCTGTATATCCCAGTGATGAGAAGAGCCGTTTTCCCAAAGACGACCTTACAGGACACAGACGGAGTGGTGGTCCTGATGGGAGTTATTCCACAAACAAGCATGTGATCTCTGAAAAGCAGTTCAATCCAGTTTTGAGTAGTACACACCGGAAGCATCACCGATCCAGGATTCCTTCATCTGGTGCAGAAGACATGAGAGCTGCCCAAAGTGGAAATTCTTTAAATGGGTTTCCATCCCTACAAGCACAGAGACATGGAGAGCCAAGCTTGAGTGACTCTCATCACCTGTCAACTGTTCATGGATCCAACAGAAAGATATCAAGGAGCCAAGACACTTTCTTGCCCATGACCGAAGTCACAGACGATTCTGCAATTACTCCTACATTGCATGCTCCAAGGCGAGAGAGAAGAGAAGTAAGGAATAGCTCAGAAAGAACCTCCTGGGTATCCTTGCCAGAGGTGGATGGACAACCTGCATACAGCTATGAGCTCCATGAGCAAGGGCCAGGAGCCAGTGAGACCTACAGTGGCTCTATATCTCACcaaaagagagaggagagaaaggATTATCGCAGCCTGACACCAGAGCAAAGACAGCGACAACTTGGGTCATTGAAAGAGAAGCTTCAGCAGGAACAGGAATGGCTGCAGCATAAACTACAAGAACAGGAACACTTGCTCCATCAAAAGAGGTTCGAGATAGAGAGGCAGAAGGAAGAACTAAGTCAGTTGGAAGACACAGGGTATGAGCAAGTCAGGAGGAAGTATCTCAGAGGCAGTGCTTGGGGGAAGCAGAGGGAACGCACAGGGGTAGGTGGGGAAGGCAGATCAAGGTTTAATGATGTGGGTAATGGTTTCCCAGAAGACCAATATCATAGGGTGGTTCCTGGAGAAGGAAGAGAGGATGTTACATCGTCATGGCAACAGCATGGTTCTTGGGATGAGGAGCAACCATTATCCACAAACTATGACGAACCTAGGGAGATGGCTCAACAAAACCTGACTGAAAGGAGAAGTCAGTTTGGCCATAACCAGGAAGAAGGCATTGCTGGTTATGAGGACAATTATTACCAAGGTTACGATGAAGAGGATGAGGTGGAAGATGCGGAGACTTGGTATCAGATGAGGAAAGAGACAGAAGGAGCAGATAATGGAGGAAGCATTCAAGGTTATGTATCGCTACATCCACAGCAGCCGATAAGGAAACAAG GTGCCCTTCACCAATCAGCAGCTGTTGATACTGCCACCTCCCCTATCTACCAGTCTCGTCACAACTCCGGTCTTAAGCACACTACAAATTATACTGAGGCAGGAATGAAAAAGGGTTATACTTCTGCTTCAAG GACAAGTGAGCCCCCCAAACAGTATGGAAATATTTCAACTCTCTTGGATGAAGAGGGATTGACTGGTCTTTCATTGAATGGGTCTAATCCACCATACATTAGACCAGAATCGAAGTCTAGACCCGGGAcaaacatcaccaccaccaacccCAACCTTAAGAGAAGAGGCATCATCCAACCACCGCACCAGACCCATCTGCACTCTCAGGATCAACCTGAGAGGAGAATACATTCAGCCGGTCAAGATAGTGCGAGGGTGAGACATAGAGCGGGAGAGGAGCTATACAAACCCCAATTACAAAGAGGAAAGGTTCAGGATATAAACAAACACCCCACACCAAGTCAAGCCCTGAGGGACTCTTCTCAGGAGAAAGGGTCATTGCATTCCTATACAG ATGCTGCCAGAGAAGACGACGCCCTCCACGCACACCTAGTTCAAAGGTCACATCAGGTCATTCGGGAGATTGGGATGTTACTCAATCAGAGTGCTGAGATGGGAGAAGAGGAGGAGTCCAAGGTTCTAGAAGATATCTTCTTCCTCAAGTGA